A genomic segment from Paralichthys olivaceus isolate ysfri-2021 chromosome 22, ASM2471397v2, whole genome shotgun sequence encodes:
- the neurl4 gene encoding neuralized-like protein 4 isoform X3: MAAELHPRSGKLIGLSNSNRTAQRNQPVQEFNHGLVLSKEPLRDRDVFTVRIDKKVNSWSGSIEIGVTALDPARLDFPSSATGLKGGSWIVSGCSVLRDGRSVLEEYGRDLDQLAEGDRVGIQRSSRGELHLWVNGQDCGAAASGLPPKLWAVVDLYGKCTQVTVVSCEPPPPSAERERETIERDKEEDEEDEEEEEEEVVVCGSREDGGVTALMNVAAMNGMMNGDEVPELSCSHSRPDKFPNTLEPDTVLTEHQLFDVFNNAIVSFYRSEDEGGGEDGGGGGGGGGGAGGGNTGTDISSRNDRGSSSGGGAVNSDSGTGTGGGGGGGDGGEGGNTNNSPTSNGGVGPGALTGGMTTNDALLFHEKCGTLIKLSNNNKTAERRRPLDEFNNGVVMTNRPLRHNEMFEIRIDKLVDKWSGSIEIGVTTHNPNNLDYPATMTNLRSGTIMMSGCGILTNGKGTRREYCEFSLDELQEGDLIGLMRKASGALHFYINGIDQGVAAAQTPGVVYGVVDLYGMAVKVTIVHNHNHSDRLRRNNAIMRALSPDVGRPRPSLSLTPDPEGPDRLLFHPNCGQKAAIISDGRTALRPHATDDFNHGVVLSSRPLRSNEVFQVRIDKMVDKWAGSIEIGVTTHNPAYLQLPSTMTNLRSGTWMMTGNGVMHNGTTILDEYGHNLDRLKAGDTVGVVRKEDGSLHFFVNGVAQGPAAWNVPPSVYAVVDLYGQAAQATIMDDMVDLPPLPEDSSEGPTAMSPGSPCSVAGITTTSDLRFHHLHGTNAVITNGGRTALRQNCRSEFNDAIVISNRCLRDGELFEIIIQKMVDRWSGSIEAGVTAIRPEELEFPNTMTDIDYDTWMLSGTAIMQDGNTMRNNYGCDLDSLTTGSRIGMMRSASGDLHYYINGVDQGVACTGLPPEVFAVIDLYGQCVQVSITSSSGPLDNSLCTSNITEKSFPIHSPVAGVAHRLHSKHGKNVVLLGEGCQAVRVGGFAHGIVFSAKELKADELFEVRIDEVDEQWCGSLHIGLTTLAPTELPSCPLSGLSPSLPHLRTKVTWLFCGSEVRRNGVLQRQNYGCSLDRLTVGNRVGVKRCSDDTMHIFIDGEDMGSAATAVAKNVYAVLDLYGRITAVSIVSSSLMEDMESVKEPSLSSESCSEGEEDSSPVREVETEPCALVPTVMAFLENHGKNIQLSNQNLTAARVSSYNQGLLVTAQPLARQQLFQFQIDRLNPSWTSSLSLGVIGHSPDRLNFPSTACCLKRSAWLLQRDSVFHNSLKICENYGPNLDTCPEGTVLGLLVDANSCLHLYVNGMDQGVAAQDIPSPCYPFIDLYGQCEQVTIVTNNVPAVGGESGETRCQGDMEKADMVDGIKESVCWTPPPEVNPNKTCEYQALCSRFKDLLTLPDGYFSEDAKYNLCYCESCHKLRGDEAYYKRGEPPRDYALPFGWCRFALRIKPHCEVSNALKKWHIAYHGTSVGALRRTLDHSELLPGTSSIFSVSPVKAEGPNGYSEPEENSAPGREVPRVHLSPTMRYSGLEIFAPKVQFQDPRSHRSHQAQVGFQVCVRPGSYKVGPQTLGHSEPLDPRFSNSEIEWITKEQGGTLLYGLLVRIE; the protein is encoded by the exons GTGAACTCGTGGAGCGGTTCCATTGAGATTGGCGTGACGGCATTGGACCCTGCCAGGCTGGACTTCCCCAGCAGCGCCACAGGCCTCAAGGGCGGCTCCTGGATCGTGTCTGGCTGCTCAGTGCTGCGAGACGGCCGCTCCGTCCTGGAGGAGTACGGCCGCGACCTCGACCAGCTAGCCGAGGGCGACCGCGTGGGCATTCAGCGCAGCTCCCGTGGCGAGCTCCACCTCTGGGTCAACGGGCAGGATTGCGGGGCGGCCGCCAGTGGCTTGCCGCCCAAGCTCTGGGCCGTGGTGGACCTGTATGGCAAGTGCACTCAAGTGACAGTGGTGAGCTGTGAGCCACCGCCGCCCTCTgccgagagggagagagagacaatagAGCGGgacaaggaggaggatgaggaagatgaagaggaggaggaggaagaggtggtggTGTGCGGAAGTCGGGAGGATGGAGGGGTCACGGCACTGATGAATGTGGCAGCAATGAATGGAATGATGAATGGAGATGAAG TGCCTGAGCTTAGCTGCAGTCACAGCAGACCAGACAAGTTCCCCAACACGCTGGAGCCCGACACAG TTCTAACGGAGCACCAGCTGTTTGACGTCTTTAACAACGCAATAGTATCTTTTTATCGCTCTGAGGACGAAGGCGGAGGGGAGGATGGTGGAGGTGGCGGAGGAGGTGgcggaggagcaggaggaggaaataCAGGAACTGATATCTCATCCAGAAATGACAGAGGGAGCAGCAGCGGAGGTGGTGCAGTGAACAGTGACAGTGGGAcagggacaggaggaggaggaggtggtggtgatggtggagaAGGTGGAAATACTAATAACAGTCCCACTAgtaatggaggggtggggccagGAGCTCTGACCGGTGGGATGACAACCAATGACGCACTGCTGTTCCACGAGAAATGTGGCACACTGATCAAactgagcaacaacaacaagacgGCGGAGCGGAGGAGACCGCTGGACGAGTTCAACAACGGCGTGGTGATGACCAACCGGCCGCTCCGACACAACGAGATGTTCGAG atTCGTATTGATAAGTTGGTGGACAAGTGGTCAGGCTCGATAGAGATTGGTGTGACCACACACAACCCCAACAACCTGGACTATCCTGCAACTATGACTAATCTGCGCTCag gTACAATCATGATGAGTGGCTGTGGGATACTAACCAACGGAAAAGGAACCCGCAGGGAATACTGTGAATTCAGCCTTGACGAGCTTCAG GAGGGAGATCTCATTGGGTTGATGCGGAAAGCCAGCGGAGCGCTTCATTTCTACATCAACGGCATCGACCAAG GTGTCGCGGCAGCCCAGACCCCCGGCGTGGTCTACGGAGTGGTCGACCTCTATGGCATGGCCGTCAAAGTCACTATCGtccacaaccacaaccacagcgACCGCCTCAGACGCAACAACGCTATCATGAGGGCTCTATCCCCGGATGTCGGTCGGCCACGgccgtctctctccctcactcccgACCCAGAGGGGCCCGACCGCCTGCTCTTCCACCCCAACTGTGGCCAGAAGGCGGCCATCATCAGTGACGGCAGGACAGCGCTGCGGCCACA TGCGACTGATGACTTCAATCACGGCGTGGTCCTGAGCAGCCGGCCCCTGCGCTCCAATGAGGTGTTCCAGGTCCGCATCGACAAGATGGTGGACAAGTGGGCGGGCTCCATCGAAATCGGTGTCACAACGCACAACCCTGCATACCTGCAGCTGCCCTCCACCATGACTAACTTGCGCTCAG GGACCTGGATGATGACAGGTAACGGCGTGATGCACAATGGAACAACAATACTGGACGAGTACGGACACAACTTGGACCGGCTCAAG GCGGGTGACACAGTAGGTGTGGTGAGGAAAGAAGATGGCAGCCTCCACTTCTTTGTGAACGGCGTGGCTCAGGGCCCAGCAGCCTGGAACGTCCCACCTAGTGTCTATGCCGTGGTCGACCTCTACGGGCAGGCTGCTCAGGCCACCATCATGGACGACatgg TGgacctcccccctctcccagAAGACAGCTCAGAGGGTCCCACGGCCATGTCCCCCGGGAGCCCCTGCTCAGTGGCTGGGATCACTACGACTAGCGACCTGCGTTTTCACCATTTACACGGCACCAACGCCGTCATCACGAACGGGGGGCGCACTGCCCTGCGTCAGAACTGCCGCAGCGAGTTCAACGATGCTATCGTCATTTCCAACAG GTGCCTTCGAGACGGAGAGCTGTTTGAAATCATTATTCAGAAGATGGTGGACCGCTGGTCGGGTTCAATAGAAGCAG gagtgACAGCCATCAGGCCAGAGGAACTCGAGTTTCCAAACACCATGACTGATATTGACTACGACACTTGGATGCTCAG tgGAACAGCCATCATGCAAGATGGCAACACGATGCGCAACAACTACGGGTGTGACCTGGACTCTCTGACCACGGGCTCACGGATAGGCATGATGCGCTCAGCCAGTGGTGACCTCCACTATTACATCAATGGCGTGGACCAGGGTGTCGCCTGCACCGGTCTGCCACCAG agGTGTTTGCAGTCATCGACCTGTATGGTCAGTGTGTTCAGGTGTCCATCACCAGCTCCTCAGGTCCCCTGGACAACAGCCTCTGTACCAGCAACATCACTGAGAAGAGCTTCCCCATCCACTCTCCAG TAGCAGGCGTTGCTCATCGGCTCCACAGTAAACACGGTAAGAACGTGGTGCTGCTCGGTGAGGGCTGCCAGGCCGTCAGAGTCGGAGGTTTTGCTCACGGGATCGTGTTCAGTGCGAAGGAACTCAAAGCGGACGAGTTGTTTGAG gtGAGGATTGATGAAGTGGACGAGCAGTGGTGTGGCTCGCTGCATATCGGTCTCACCACACTGGCGCCCACGGAGCTGCCGTCCTGCCCGCTGTCAGGTCTCTCGCCCTCCCTCCCGCACCTTCGCACCAAGGTCACCTGGCTGTTCTGCGGCTCCGAGGTCCGTCGCAATGGGGTGCTGCAGCGCCAGAACTACGGCTGTTCACTGGACCGTCTGACG GTTGGGAACCGTGTGGGCGTGAAGAGGTGCAGCGATGACACCATGCACATCTTCATTGATGGAGAAGACATGGGATCTGCTGCTACTGCAGTGGCCAAG AATGTTTATGCAGTGCTGGACCTGTACGGGCGGATAACAGCGGTGTCCATCGTCAGTTCCTCGTTGATGGAGGACATGGAGAGTGTGAAGGAGCCCTCGCTCTCCTCAGAGAGCTgcagtgagggagaggaggacagcAGCCCAGTCAGAGAG GTTGAGACTGAGCCATGTGCACTGGTTCCCACTGTCATGGCGTTCCTGGAGAACCACGGCAAAAACATCCAGTTGTCCAACCAGAACCTGACAGCAGCCAGAGTGTCGAGCTACAACCAGGGCCTGCTGGTCACTGCTCAGCCGCTGGCTCGCCAGCAGCTGTTCCAG TTTCAGATCGATCGTCTCAATCCATCATGGACGTCATCGCTGTCGTTAGGGGTGATAGGCCACTCCCCCGACCGGCTCAACTTCCCCTCCACAGCATGCTGTCTCAAACGCTCCGCctggctgctgcagagagactCTGTCTTCCACAACTCGCTAAAG ATATGTGAGAACTATGGTCCTAATCTGGACACTTGTCCAGAGGGGACAGTGTTGGGTCTGCTGGTGGACGCTAACAGCTGTCTCCACCTCTATGTCAATGGCATGGACCAGGGTGTGGCAGCACAGGACATCCCTTCACCTTGTTACCCCTTCATCGACCTCTACGGCCAGTGTGAACAG GTCACCATAGTAACCAACAATGTGCCAGCTGTGGGAGGAGAGAGTGGTGAGACCCGCTGTCAGGGGGACATGGAGAAGGCAGACATGGTTGACG GAATCaaagagagtgtgtgctggACGCCGCCTCCAGAGGTCAACCCCAACAAGACGTGTGAATACCAGGCACTGTGCTCACGCTTCAAGGACCTGCTCACGTTACCAG ATGGCTACTTCAGCGAAGACGCCAAGTACAACCTGTGCTACTGTGAGTCCTGCCACAAGCTCCGAGGAGACGAGGCGTACTACAAAAGAGGCGAGCCGCCCCGGGACTACGCCCTGCCCTTCGGCTGGTGCCGCTTCGCCCTCAG GATTAAGCCCCACTGTGAGGTTTCTAATGCACTGAAGAAGTGGCACATCGCGTACCACGGCACGAGTGTCGGAGCCCTGCGACGCACGCTGGACCACAGCGAACTGCTGCCTG GGACGTCGTCCATCTTCTCGGTGTCTCCGGTGAAGGCGGAGGGGCCAAACGGCTACAGCGAGCCAGAGGAGAACAGCGCCCCAGGCAGGGAGGTTCCCAGAGTGCACCTCTCCCCCACCATGCGCTACTCCGGCTTGGAGATCTTTGCTCCCAAAGTGCA ATTTCAGGACCCCCGCTCTCACCGCAGCCACCAGGCCCAGGTGGGATTCCAGGTGTGCGTGCGTCCAGGCTCCTACAAGGTGGGGCCCCAGACGCTCGGCCACAGCGAGCCCCTGGACCCGCGCTTCAGCAACTCGGAGATCGAGTGGATCACCAAGGAGCAGGGCGGTACGCTCCTCTACGGGCTGCTCGTCCGGATCGAGTGA